The Ranitomeya imitator isolate aRanImi1 chromosome 8, aRanImi1.pri, whole genome shotgun sequence genome window below encodes:
- the LOC138647714 gene encoding uncharacterized protein, with protein sequence MSPGRPPPPRRPRTEEADEAESPGEEVVPEDEGRGGETHGEGSQLSSESGAQAIGPSSGSRGRRRHSRGGRRHVSQRAPDSDGEEVGLDIDLLIDLVRDREPLWNMGDRRHADLSVTRRLWEQICCELIPRWEDLDVQAQIQERERIVKRWRSIRNRFKKEFNKEMQARSGSGGRRSTYKYARALSFLRSTMVTRSTVGSTLEPAAQLNTSGAIPQEAATEGHFDSEEHSAPSHSAPSHSAFSHSAPFHSAPSHSTDPSFPSTSAGASWPVPLHVAAGENIAFPVPHPSAAATSSTPVASGRFRQRGQIHSYAPEFLHLNASFQNCLKVLSEQMAAGFNFINKSMLEMHTLLVTMRSEAKQFPNNTFFQSVLEQMETLSTSQQMQVMESCQSTLALIASRADSSSNHPPTCPPSSTVHHYSQYHPPDLYRQTDIAPSRPTRHHPHRAPSHQPHHQPRAPSHHPHYQHPSRATSHPYDDPDPYNFPSTSSSPPLPAHFQQTVSPSSQTSSTHITHSATQSSQNISYTPPPYQISNPNPTFLSTRSIAFSTPSPLTGEHSPPPSHSSLHTPTVEVSLSDSASDSISTPTYENI encoded by the exons atgTCTCCGGGGaggcctcctcctcctcgccgtccacgcacagag gaagctgatgaggctgagtcccccggagaagaggtggtccccgaagatgagggaaggggtggagaaacccacggagagggctcacaattg agttctgaatctggtgcccaagcaataggtccttccagtggctcccggggtcgtcggcgacattcacgtggcggccgtcgtcat gtttcacagcgtgctccagattcggacggtgaggaggtcggccttgatattgacctcctcatcgatcttgtcagagacagggagccgttgtggaatatgggtgaccgccgccatgctgatctctcagtgacccgtcgactctgggagcaaatctgctgtgaactgattccgaggtgggaggacctagatgttcaggcccagattcaagaac gtgagcggattgtgaaaaggtggcggtcgatcaggaatcgctttaagaaggagttcaataaagagatgcaggcccggagtggatctggaggacgcaggagcacgtacaaatacgcaagggccctgtcgttcctcaggtcaacgatggtcacccgaag taccgttgggagcactctggagcctgcagcacaattgaacacttctggggcgatccctcaagaggccgccaccgagggacactttgacagtgaggaacactctgcaccttcccactctgcaccttcccactctgcattttcccactctgcacctttccactctgcaccttcccactctaccgatccctctttcccatccacgagcgctggagcatcctggccggttccattgcatgtagctgctggtgagaacatagcgtttcctgtaccccacccttctgctgcagccacctctagtacacctgtagcatcggggcggtttcgccagaggggtcagatacatagttatgctcccgagttcttgcacctgaatgcatcgttccagaactgtctgaaagttttgtccgagcaaatggctgcaggattcaatttcataaataaaagtatgctcgagatgcatacacttctggtaacgatgcgttcagaggcaaaacagttcccgaacaacactttttttcagtcggtgcttgagcaaatggagacgctatctacttctcagcagatgcaagtaatggaatcctgccagtctactctagcgctaattgcctctagagcagatagttcttccaaccatcctccaacttgccccccttcctccactgtccaccactacagccagtaccatcctcctgacctgtatcgccaaacagacattgccccatcacgcccaactcgccatcatccacatcgtgccccgtcccaccagccacaccaccagccccgtgccccttcccaccatccacactatcagcatccctcccgtgccacttcacacccatatgatgatccagacccatacaacttcccatctacttcatcctcacctcctctccctgcccacttccaacagactgtatcaccctcttcccaaacatcttctacacacatcactcattctgccacccagTCCTCCCAAAACATTTCGTACACCCCTCCAccctaccaaatttctaaccccaatcccactttcttgtccacccgctcaatagctttctccactccttcacccctaaccggtgaacattctccaccaccatcacattcctctctccacactcccactgtcgaagtgtccctatcagacagtgcctccgatagtatctccaccccgacgtatgaaaacatttag